The following coding sequences lie in one Vibrio toranzoniae genomic window:
- a CDS encoding S1 family peptidase: MNEIHPVSPIRKAVLGLLVPLICTSSVMAAENTVEMTADVGVTPYIVNGSDASVSEFPSMASLFIDRIDYDGVYSTGPYCGATILDPTHILTAAHCIYGNEEGQLFTSVVPQLEDTSQFPNGNIQKARVSEVYYRSDYSNALSDLLRNDVAVLKLESALNIDSINDVVKYPPDDTYRNVAKDFVVVGHGDTKSDFDGTTILQRAPLNYVDNPTCAKAFSGGSALTSNQICFVGDYSAFTKLYGGTCQGDSGGPAYWKDGSIYRQVGITSFGPETCGGSSAVTSVFTEILDYKVWIDSVIAGNETAQFVSTDAKRTAYVNALNSSGSGSSGGSVSFGLLGVLMLLGGVRRAILR; this comes from the coding sequence ATGAATGAGATCCATCCAGTTAGTCCGATTCGTAAAGCCGTTTTAGGGCTCTTAGTGCCATTAATCTGTACATCAAGTGTTATGGCAGCAGAAAACACGGTCGAGATGACTGCTGACGTAGGGGTGACACCTTATATTGTGAATGGTAGTGACGCTTCAGTCAGTGAATTTCCTTCAATGGCGAGCTTGTTCATTGACCGTATCGATTACGATGGCGTCTATTCAACAGGCCCTTATTGTGGTGCGACAATTTTAGATCCAACGCATATTTTAACCGCAGCACATTGTATTTACGGTAATGAAGAAGGGCAGTTGTTTACTTCAGTTGTCCCTCAACTGGAAGACACTTCTCAATTCCCTAACGGTAACATTCAAAAAGCACGAGTTTCAGAAGTTTACTATCGCAGTGACTATTCAAATGCGTTGAGCGATCTATTACGCAATGATGTTGCTGTACTCAAGCTAGAAAGCGCACTTAATATCGATTCAATCAATGATGTTGTGAAATACCCGCCAGATGATACTTATCGTAATGTCGCAAAGGATTTTGTTGTTGTAGGCCATGGTGATACAAAATCGGACTTTGATGGCACAACGATATTACAGAGAGCGCCACTAAATTATGTAGATAACCCCACATGCGCAAAAGCATTCTCTGGTGGCTCAGCACTGACGAGTAATCAAATTTGTTTTGTTGGTGACTATAGCGCCTTCACTAAGTTATACGGAGGTACTTGCCAGGGGGACTCTGGCGGTCCTGCTTACTGGAAGGACGGTTCGATTTACAGACAAGTAGGGATCACCAGTTTTGGACCTGAAACATGTGGCGGCAGTTCTGCCGTAACGTCTGTATTTACGGAAATATTAGACTACAAAGTTTGGATCGACAGTGTTATTGCTGGTAACGAAACCGCTCAGTTTGTTTCTACTGACGCCAAACGAACGGCTTATGTGAATGCGCTAAATTCATCTGGTTCTGGTAGCAGTGGTGGTAGCGTATCGTTTGGTTTGCTTGGTGTGTTGATGTTACTTGGTGGCGTCAGAAGAGCAATATTACGTTAA
- the gcvT gene encoding glycine cleavage system aminomethyltransferase GcvT — protein MTQEHANQDLLKTPLHALHVEEGAKMVPFAGYDMPVQYPLGVKKEHLHTRDAAGLFDVSHMGQLRLHGANAAAVLESLVPVDIIDLPSGKQRYAFFTNEQGGIMDDLMVANLGDHLFVVVNAACKTQDIDHLTAHLPADVEMEVIDDRALLALQGPKASEVLARFQPSVADMLFMDVQKMDIDGVECIVSRSGYTGEDGYEISVPNDHAEALARKLTAEAEVEWIGLGARDSLRLECGLCLYGHDLDTTTTPVEASLLWGIQKVRRTDGERVGGFPGADIILEQIATKDVQRKRVGLVGQTKAPVREGAELFDAEDNKIGVVTSGTAGPNAGKPVSMAYVRTDLAVIGTEVYAEVRGKKLPMTVEKMPFVPQRYYRG, from the coding sequence ATGACTCAAGAACACGCTAATCAAGACCTACTAAAAACACCACTGCACGCACTTCACGTTGAAGAAGGCGCAAAGATGGTTCCTTTCGCTGGCTACGACATGCCAGTTCAGTATCCACTAGGTGTAAAGAAAGAGCACTTGCACACTCGTGATGCTGCCGGTCTTTTTGATGTTTCTCACATGGGGCAACTTCGTCTACATGGTGCAAACGCAGCTGCTGTCTTAGAATCTTTGGTTCCTGTAGATATTATCGACCTTCCTTCTGGTAAGCAGCGTTACGCGTTCTTTACTAACGAGCAGGGCGGTATCATGGACGACCTAATGGTGGCTAACTTAGGCGATCACCTGTTTGTTGTTGTAAACGCAGCTTGTAAGACACAAGATATCGATCATCTAACGGCTCACCTTCCTGCAGACGTAGAAATGGAAGTCATTGATGATCGTGCTCTGTTAGCACTTCAAGGCCCTAAAGCGTCTGAAGTTCTTGCTCGTTTCCAACCAAGCGTTGCCGATATGCTGTTTATGGATGTTCAAAAAATGGATATCGATGGCGTTGAATGCATCGTGAGCCGCAGTGGTTACACGGGCGAAGATGGTTACGAGATCTCAGTTCCTAACGATCACGCTGAAGCGCTAGCGCGTAAGCTAACTGCAGAAGCTGAAGTAGAATGGATTGGCCTTGGCGCACGTGATTCACTTCGTCTTGAGTGTGGTCTATGTCTATACGGTCACGACCTAGATACAACAACGACGCCAGTAGAAGCTAGCCTTCTATGGGGCATTCAAAAAGTGCGTCGTACTGACGGTGAACGTGTTGGTGGTTTCCCTGGTGCCGATATCATTCTTGAGCAAATCGCAACGAAAGACGTGCAACGCAAGCGTGTTGGTCTAGTGGGCCAAACTAAAGCGCCAGTACGTGAAGGCGCTGAATTGTTTGATGCTGAAGACAACAAGATTGGCGTAGTTACAAGTGGTACAGCGGGCCCTAACGCGGGCAAGCCTGTTTCTATGGCGTACGTTCGTACTGACCTAGCGGTTATTGGCACTGAAGTATACGCTGAAGTTCGTGGTAAGAAGCTACCAATGACAGTAGAAAAAATGCCATTCGTACCTCAACGTTACTACCGTGGCTAA
- a CDS encoding helix-turn-helix domain-containing protein, with translation MSEDIYDEYPSLTLAKETLDQNIEPLRLGQRIKDIRGKLGITLEEASQRTGLARSTLSKIENEQISPTFQAMQKLAMGLQIDMPQLFEPPRKKVATGRRDLTKAGQGKPHPTPTYEHELLATELSNKKMMPFKSRVRARTFEEYSDWVRHDGEEFLMIISGDVMFYSEFYEPVPMSEGDSMYYDANMGHMLVSISTEDALILWVTAK, from the coding sequence ATGTCAGAAGACATTTATGATGAGTACCCATCTTTAACGTTGGCGAAGGAAACGTTAGATCAGAATATCGAACCACTAAGGCTTGGTCAGCGTATTAAAGATATCCGCGGTAAGCTTGGGATTACGCTAGAAGAAGCAAGCCAAAGAACGGGCTTGGCGCGTTCTACGCTCAGCAAAATCGAGAATGAACAAATCTCGCCAACCTTTCAAGCTATGCAAAAATTAGCGATGGGGTTGCAAATTGACATGCCACAACTCTTTGAACCACCAAGGAAAAAAGTCGCAACAGGACGTCGTGACTTAACTAAGGCGGGTCAAGGAAAACCTCACCCAACACCGACTTATGAGCATGAATTGCTTGCGACTGAGCTTTCTAATAAGAAAATGATGCCGTTTAAAAGCCGTGTAAGAGCACGTACTTTCGAAGAGTACAGTGATTGGGTTCGTCACGATGGGGAAGAGTTCTTAATGATTATCTCTGGCGATGTGATGTTCTACTCAGAGTTTTACGAACCCGTACCGATGAGTGAAGGTGACAGCATGTATTACGACGCCAATATGGGCCATATGTTGGTTTCTATCAGTACAGAAGATGCGCTCATTTTGTGGGTGACTGCAAAATAA
- a CDS encoding serine hydroxymethyltransferase → MNAYQNHSLDSFFTTNLSGTDDAVFAGIQAENTRQNEQIELIASENIVSKAVMQAQGTCLTNKYAEGYPGRRYYGGCEHVDTVEAIAIERAKQLFKCEYANVQPHSGAQANGAVKLALLQPGDTILGMSLDAGGHLTHGARPAMSGKWFNAVQYGVDRDTLEIDYEAVRALAIESQPKMIIAGGSAIPRVIDFAKFREIADEVGAILMVDMAHIAGLIATGAHPSPLPHAHVVTTTTHKTLRGPRGGMILTNHEDINKKINSAVFPGLQGGPLMHVIAAKAVAFGEALGPEFSTYIDSVIDNAKVLAEVLQTRGCDIVTGGTDTHLMLVDLRPKGLKGNVTEEALERAGITCNKNGIPFDTEKPMITSGIRLGTPAGTSRGFGTEEFKLIGEWIGDVLDGLVESPEGNAEVEQRVRKQVKELCKRFPLYR, encoded by the coding sequence ATGAACGCTTACCAAAACCATAGCTTAGACAGCTTTTTCACTACGAACTTATCTGGTACTGACGACGCCGTATTTGCTGGCATCCAAGCAGAGAACACTCGTCAAAATGAACAAATCGAGCTTATTGCTTCTGAGAACATCGTTTCTAAAGCAGTAATGCAAGCTCAAGGCACTTGCCTAACTAACAAATACGCAGAAGGTTACCCAGGCCGTCGTTACTACGGTGGTTGTGAGCACGTAGATACCGTTGAAGCTATCGCTATTGAGCGCGCTAAACAGCTTTTCAAATGTGAATACGCAAACGTACAGCCTCACTCTGGCGCTCAAGCAAACGGCGCGGTTAAACTTGCGCTACTTCAGCCGGGCGACACTATCCTAGGTATGTCTCTTGACGCTGGTGGTCACCTCACACACGGTGCGCGCCCTGCAATGTCTGGTAAGTGGTTCAACGCTGTTCAATATGGCGTAGACCGCGACACTCTTGAAATCGATTATGAAGCGGTTCGCGCTTTAGCTATCGAAAGCCAACCTAAAATGATTATTGCTGGTGGTAGTGCTATCCCACGCGTTATTGATTTCGCTAAGTTCCGCGAAATCGCTGACGAAGTTGGCGCTATCCTAATGGTCGATATGGCACACATCGCGGGCCTTATCGCGACAGGTGCTCACCCTAGCCCACTACCACACGCACACGTTGTTACCACAACAACGCACAAAACACTTCGTGGCCCACGCGGCGGTATGATTCTGACTAACCACGAAGACATCAACAAAAAGATCAATTCTGCAGTGTTCCCTGGCCTACAAGGCGGCCCACTTATGCACGTTATCGCAGCTAAAGCAGTGGCGTTTGGTGAAGCACTTGGTCCTGAATTTAGTACTTATATTGATTCAGTGATCGACAACGCAAAAGTTCTTGCTGAAGTATTGCAAACTCGCGGTTGTGACATTGTGACAGGTGGAACAGACACGCACCTAATGCTGGTAGACCTTCGTCCTAAAGGCTTGAAAGGTAACGTAACGGAAGAGGCATTAGAGCGTGCAGGGATCACATGTAACAAAAATGGCATACCATTCGATACAGAGAAGCCTATGATTACTTCTGGCATTCGTTTAGGTACGCCAGCTGGAACCAGTCGTGGTTTTGGCACTGAAGAATTCAAACTTATCGGTGAATGGATCGGCGATGTACTTGATGGCTTAGTTGAAAGCCCTGAAGGCAACGCTGAAGTTGAGCAACGTGTTCGCAAGCAAGTTAAAGAGCTTTGCAAGCGCTTCCCTCTTTACCGTTAG
- the gcvH gene encoding glycine cleavage system protein GcvH, whose translation MDNTLKFADSHEWVKDNGDGTVTIGISEHAQEMLGDVVFVDLPDTGDEIEAGESFSLVESVKAASDIYAPISGEIVEINEELEDSPELINEESYEGGWIVKVKMSDASELDNLKDAEEYLSSIEED comes from the coding sequence ATGGACAATACACTAAAGTTTGCAGACAGCCACGAGTGGGTAAAAGACAACGGTGACGGTACTGTAACTATCGGTATTTCTGAGCACGCTCAAGAGATGCTAGGTGACGTTGTGTTTGTTGACCTGCCTGACACTGGAGACGAAATAGAAGCTGGCGAAAGCTTCTCCCTCGTTGAATCAGTGAAAGCAGCTTCTGATATCTACGCACCAATCTCTGGCGAAATCGTAGAAATCAATGAAGAATTAGAAGATAGCCCAGAGTTAATTAACGAAGAATCTTATGAAGGTGGATGGATTGTTAAAGTGAAGATGTCTGACGCGTCTGAACTAGACAACCTTAAAGATGCGGAAGAATACCTAAGCTCTATCGAAGAAGACTAA
- the gcvP gene encoding aminomethyl-transferring glycine dehydrogenase, whose amino-acid sequence MTELLQSQLLKDLGTQNEFVARHNGPNKVDQQKMLETINATSLDALIDETVPAQIRLEKPMTLAAPQSEMDMLTSLKEIANLNQVKRTFIGQGYYNTFTPNVILRNVLENPGWYTAYTPYQPEISQGRLEALLNYQQMVMDLTGMEIANASLLDEATAAGEAMTLCKRAGKSKSKVFFVADDVHPQTLEVVKTRAEYIGFEVMVGALETLPEQDVFGALLQYPSTTGEVRDLTDIIAKAQANKTLVTVATDLLASALLKPAGEMGADVVIGSAQRFGVPMGYGGPHAAFMGTREKHKRTMPGRVIGVSIDTHGNQALRMAMQTREQHIRREKATSNICTAQALLANMASFYAVYHGAEGLRTIARRTHHMTAILAAGLTKSGYELTNNSFFDTITINSEEKTDALYAKAQAADINLRLLKGKIGISLDETTTIDDVNALFAIFDVKEDVQALSSDIASNEFAAIPENCRRESEFLTHPVFNTHHSETQMMRYLKQLENKDFSLTHGMIPLGSCTMKLNAAAEMIPITWPEFGSIHPFAPLEQAAGYTALAKDLKEKLCEITGYDDFSLQPNSGASGEYAGLIAIQRYHASRGEAHRNVCLIPSSAHGTNPATASMVSMKVVVVKCDEDGNIDMTDLAAKIEKHKDNLSSIMITYPSTHGVYEEQVKEVCEQVHAAGGQVYLDGANMNAQVGLTSPGFIGSDVSHLNLHKTFCIPHGGGGPGMGPIGVKSHLAPFLPGHIENGVQGSDYAVSAADLGSASILPISWAYIAMMGEPGLTNATKVAILNANYVMEKLRPHYPVLYRGINGRVAHECIIDIRPLKEDTGISEEDIAKRLMDFGFHAPTMSFPVAGTLMVEPTESEGLEELDRFCEAMIAIRHEMAAVKAGEWPLDNNPLVNAPHTQVDLSGAEWGRPYSRELACFPSKATKNSKYWPTVNRVDNVYGDRNLICSCPSIDNYED is encoded by the coding sequence ATGACTGAATTACTTCAAAGCCAATTACTGAAAGACCTGGGTACTCAAAACGAGTTTGTTGCTCGCCATAACGGCCCAAATAAAGTAGACCAGCAGAAAATGCTTGAAACGATCAACGCGACTAGCTTAGACGCACTGATCGACGAAACGGTTCCTGCACAAATCCGTCTTGAAAAACCAATGACACTTGCTGCGCCACAGAGCGAAATGGACATGCTGACCTCTCTTAAAGAGATCGCTAACCTAAACCAAGTGAAACGTACTTTCATTGGCCAAGGCTACTACAACACATTCACTCCAAACGTTATTCTACGTAACGTTTTAGAGAACCCAGGCTGGTACACAGCTTACACACCATACCAACCAGAAATTTCTCAAGGTCGTCTTGAAGCTCTACTCAATTACCAACAAATGGTAATGGACCTAACCGGTATGGAAATCGCGAACGCATCCCTTCTTGATGAAGCGACAGCGGCAGGCGAAGCGATGACACTGTGTAAACGTGCTGGCAAAAGCAAGAGCAAAGTATTCTTCGTTGCTGACGATGTTCACCCTCAAACACTAGAAGTTGTTAAAACTCGTGCTGAGTACATCGGTTTTGAAGTAATGGTTGGCGCTCTTGAAACACTTCCAGAGCAAGACGTATTTGGTGCGCTTCTTCAATACCCGAGTACAACGGGTGAAGTTCGTGACCTAACAGACATCATTGCGAAAGCTCAAGCTAACAAAACACTGGTTACAGTGGCTACTGACCTACTTGCTTCTGCTCTACTTAAGCCAGCTGGCGAAATGGGCGCAGACGTAGTAATCGGTTCAGCGCAACGTTTCGGCGTTCCTATGGGTTACGGTGGTCCACACGCTGCATTCATGGGTACTCGTGAAAAGCATAAGCGTACAATGCCAGGTCGTGTGATCGGTGTTTCTATCGATACTCACGGTAACCAAGCGCTACGTATGGCAATGCAAACTCGTGAGCAACACATCCGCCGCGAGAAAGCGACATCGAACATCTGTACAGCTCAAGCACTTCTAGCAAACATGGCGTCTTTCTACGCGGTTTACCACGGTGCAGAAGGCCTACGTACTATTGCTCGTCGTACACACCACATGACAGCTATCCTAGCGGCTGGCCTGACTAAATCGGGTTACGAGCTAACGAACAACAGCTTCTTTGATACCATCACGATCAACTCTGAAGAGAAGACAGATGCACTGTACGCGAAAGCGCAAGCAGCAGACATCAACCTTCGCCTTCTTAAAGGTAAGATCGGTATCAGCTTAGATGAAACAACAACGATCGACGACGTGAATGCACTATTCGCAATCTTCGACGTGAAAGAAGACGTTCAAGCACTCTCTTCTGACATCGCATCAAACGAGTTTGCAGCAATTCCAGAAAACTGTCGTCGTGAATCTGAGTTCCTAACTCACCCAGTATTCAACACGCACCACAGCGAAACGCAAATGATGCGTTACCTAAAACAGCTTGAGAACAAAGACTTCTCACTAACGCACGGCATGATCCCACTGGGCAGCTGTACGATGAAGCTGAACGCTGCTGCTGAGATGATTCCAATAACATGGCCTGAGTTTGGTTCAATTCACCCATTCGCACCTCTAGAGCAAGCGGCGGGTTACACAGCGCTAGCGAAAGATCTAAAAGAGAAGCTATGTGAAATCACGGGTTACGACGATTTCTCACTACAGCCGAACTCTGGTGCATCTGGTGAATACGCCGGTTTAATCGCGATTCAACGTTACCACGCAAGCCGCGGTGAAGCTCACCGTAACGTTTGTCTGATTCCAAGCTCTGCGCACGGTACTAACCCTGCAACGGCATCTATGGTTTCTATGAAGGTAGTGGTTGTTAAGTGTGATGAAGATGGCAACATCGACATGACAGACCTAGCTGCGAAAATCGAGAAGCACAAAGACAACCTATCAAGCATCATGATCACTTACCCTTCTACGCACGGCGTATACGAAGAGCAAGTGAAAGAAGTGTGTGAACAAGTACACGCAGCGGGCGGTCAGGTTTACCTAGACGGCGCGAACATGAACGCTCAAGTAGGCCTAACTTCACCTGGCTTCATCGGTTCAGACGTATCTCACTTGAACCTACACAAAACATTCTGTATCCCACACGGTGGTGGCGGTCCGGGTATGGGTCCTATCGGTGTTAAATCGCACCTAGCACCTTTCCTACCAGGTCACATCGAAAACGGTGTACAAGGTTCTGACTACGCGGTATCAGCAGCAGATTTAGGTAGTGCTTCAATCCTACCTATCTCTTGGGCTTATATCGCTATGATGGGCGAACCAGGCCTAACAAATGCAACGAAAGTAGCGATTCTGAACGCGAACTACGTGATGGAAAAACTACGTCCTCACTACCCTGTTCTTTACCGTGGCATTAACGGCCGCGTAGCGCACGAATGTATTATCGACATTCGTCCACTTAAAGAAGACACAGGCATCAGCGAAGAAGATATTGCTAAGCGTCTAATGGACTTCGGTTTCCACGCGCCGACTATGTCTTTCCCAGTCGCTGGCACACTAATGGTTGAGCCAACTGAATCTGAAGGTTTAGAAGAGCTAGACCGTTTCTGTGAAGCGATGATCGCTATCCGTCACGAAATGGCAGCAGTGAAAGCCGGTGAATGGCCACTAGACAACAACCCTCTAGTGAACGCTCCGCACACACAAGTTGACCTTTCAGGCGCAGAATGGGGCCGCCCTTACTCTCGCGAACTGGCTTGCTTCCCATCGAAAGCAACGAAGAACTCGAAGTACTGGCCAACAGTTAACCGTGTAGACAATGTATACGGCGACCGTAACCTAATCTGTTCTTGCCCAAGCATCGATAACTACGAAGACTAA
- a CDS encoding MATE family efflux transporter gives MLTKFRPFTRESGALMHLSVPIILTQIATQAMGFVDTTMAGQVSPADLAAIALGTSLWIPVLLLLRGVIMALTPVVAYHRGARDFQSISVEFFQMVWLALIASVLLIAYLVSAKPILEWIGVAAEIIPIGSDYAFALAFGVPGIALFYTLNGFCEGMNNTKVPMIISVVGLLVNIPVNYVLIYGKFGFPEMGAVGCGWATSLVYWLMSGMLYAYIKGHHHYKTIISFADAKPKAKEMLHLLRLGLPIGMSIAVCGSIFAVIALMIGRIGAENVAAAQIALNISSLTYVIPMSISFGITIRVGHALGEKDELGAIERSKVGILVAALISLLSVAMFLLFPEWIIRLYTTDPAISATAAVLLTFTAMYQFSDALQTSANGALRGYKDTKIPMILAIASYWGLALPLGMVLGLTDHIVPAMGEKGFWIGILTGLSVSATLMLLRLRYVIKKRDLPPASAPLAN, from the coding sequence ATGCTAACGAAATTTCGTCCTTTTACTCGTGAATCGGGTGCACTTATGCACCTTTCGGTTCCAATCATTTTGACTCAAATAGCGACCCAAGCGATGGGATTTGTCGATACGACTATGGCTGGCCAAGTAAGCCCTGCCGATCTCGCCGCTATTGCACTTGGCACCAGCCTTTGGATTCCTGTATTACTGCTACTGCGTGGCGTGATTATGGCGTTAACGCCTGTTGTCGCTTACCACCGCGGCGCACGCGACTTTCAAAGTATCTCTGTTGAATTCTTCCAGATGGTTTGGTTGGCATTAATCGCGAGTGTGCTACTTATCGCTTACTTGGTGAGTGCTAAACCGATCTTAGAATGGATTGGGGTTGCCGCTGAGATCATCCCTATCGGCAGTGACTATGCTTTCGCCCTAGCCTTCGGTGTGCCGGGTATTGCCCTGTTCTACACCTTGAATGGCTTCTGTGAGGGTATGAACAACACCAAAGTACCGATGATCATTTCCGTGGTTGGTTTGTTGGTGAATATTCCTGTCAACTATGTGCTTATTTACGGTAAGTTCGGCTTCCCTGAAATGGGCGCTGTGGGTTGTGGTTGGGCGACGAGCTTGGTGTACTGGCTAATGTCGGGAATGTTGTATGCTTACATTAAAGGCCATCATCACTACAAAACTATTATTAGCTTTGCGGACGCGAAACCAAAAGCAAAAGAGATGCTTCACCTTCTACGGTTAGGTCTGCCTATCGGGATGAGCATCGCAGTATGTGGCAGCATCTTTGCGGTAATCGCTCTGATGATTGGCCGTATTGGTGCAGAGAACGTAGCAGCAGCACAAATTGCACTTAACATCTCAAGCCTAACTTACGTGATTCCTATGAGTATCTCGTTTGGTATTACGATTCGTGTTGGGCATGCACTAGGTGAAAAAGATGAACTTGGCGCCATTGAGCGCAGCAAAGTTGGTATCTTGGTTGCAGCATTAATTTCATTGCTTTCGGTTGCGATGTTCCTACTGTTCCCTGAATGGATCATTAGGCTTTACACCACTGACCCTGCGATAAGCGCAACGGCAGCAGTATTGTTGACCTTTACGGCTATGTACCAATTCAGCGATGCATTGCAAACCTCGGCTAATGGCGCACTGCGTGGCTATAAAGACACCAAGATCCCGATGATCTTAGCCATCGCTTCATACTGGGGCTTGGCACTACCATTGGGCATGGTGTTGGGCTTAACAGACCACATTGTTCCAGCAATGGGGGAAAAAGGCTTTTGGATTGGTATTCTGACGGGCTTAAGCGTTTCAGCGACACTGATGTTACTTCGCTTGCGATACGTGATTAAGAAGCGTGACTTGCCACCAGCAAGTGCTCCATTGGCAAACTAA
- a CDS encoding type II secretion system protein: MNKNGFTLMELIVVIIILAVLAVTAASRFLNIQESAREAVLEGVAGAMEGVITQVTSKAIIAGLNPDATNPGDQSNYVIDFGIGSVEVDWGTLCPESQGESGDKPLKMLDFLTLSDDDSLTSDFGNRHTVVGYDYDFTQAELDSTNITDADLETRQGCFVLYDSFGRTNGSQCPDEGCECTVRIVNNNC, encoded by the coding sequence ATGAATAAAAACGGATTTACTCTAATGGAACTGATCGTAGTGATCATTATACTCGCGGTATTAGCGGTGACGGCTGCCTCGAGGTTTCTTAATATCCAAGAGTCGGCGAGAGAAGCGGTACTTGAAGGTGTTGCGGGCGCAATGGAAGGGGTAATTACTCAGGTAACATCGAAAGCAATTATTGCTGGGCTTAATCCGGACGCAACAAACCCAGGTGACCAAAGTAACTATGTGATTGACTTTGGTATTGGTAGCGTTGAAGTTGATTGGGGTACGCTATGCCCTGAAAGTCAAGGAGAGTCCGGTGATAAACCATTAAAAATGCTCGATTTCCTTACCTTGTCAGATGATGACAGCTTAACGTCTGATTTCGGTAACCGACATACTGTAGTTGGTTATGATTACGATTTTACCCAAGCTGAACTAGATAGTACGAACATAACGGACGCGGATCTAGAGACGCGCCAAGGTTGCTTTGTTCTTTATGACTCTTTTGGCCGAACAAATGGCAGCCAATGTCCTGATGAAGGATGTGAGTGTACAGTCCGTATTGTTAACAACAATTGTTAA
- a CDS encoding class I SAM-dependent methyltransferase, whose translation MTAKLRIRYQTIEIENTDIHLCTLRDNQQFNDPDNVALNIGISSASWPIFGVVWPSSLVLAHHMLHFDTKNKRILEIGCGMALSSLLLNEQRANITATDFHPEVEEFLNRNIQLNNRKKIAFERVDWADKESQLGLFDLIIGSDLLYEDQHVELLSYFIQNHANDTCEVIIVDPGRGRKNKLSAKMSEYGFTNDHIQPENTDYLEQKFKGHILRFSRNT comes from the coding sequence ATGACAGCTAAACTTCGTATTCGCTACCAAACGATTGAAATCGAAAACACAGATATACACCTTTGTACCCTACGTGATAATCAACAATTTAATGACCCAGATAATGTTGCACTCAATATCGGTATTTCATCCGCATCGTGGCCAATTTTTGGGGTTGTTTGGCCATCAAGTTTAGTCCTCGCCCACCATATGCTTCATTTTGATACTAAAAACAAACGTATTCTTGAAATAGGATGTGGTATGGCTTTATCTAGTTTGCTCCTCAATGAGCAACGAGCCAACATCACCGCTACCGACTTTCACCCTGAAGTTGAAGAGTTCTTAAATAGAAACATACAACTAAATAACCGAAAGAAAATTGCTTTCGAACGCGTGGATTGGGCAGACAAAGAAAGCCAATTGGGTCTTTTTGATCTTATCATCGGTAGTGATCTTCTATATGAAGACCAACATGTTGAATTGTTGTCCTATTTTATTCAAAACCACGCCAACGATACTTGTGAAGTGATCATTGTCGATCCAGGCCGTGGACGAAAAAATAAACTGAGTGCCAAAATGAGCGAGTACGGGTTTACAAATGACCACATACAACCAGAAAATACTGATTACTTAGAGCAAAAATTTAAAGGCCACATACTAAGATTCTCTCGGAACACCTAA